The stretch of DNA GTCTCGTGCAGCAACCATGATTTCCATATCAAGCAAATAGGAGAGGTTGTCCACGCGGTCTTCCAGCGCTAAAACGTCCTCGGCGAGGTCTTTATCGTTGTAGAGGGCAGAGGAATAGGCGAGGTCGATCATTAATTCGGAGAGGTTCTTCATTTCAAGCAACAATTGCCTGACGGGGATAGGTTTGTACTCTAATTTTTCGAAATGGTGCAACTTTAAAAGGGCACTCCAAACCATAGAATACCTATCCTAGCATATTTTACTTGTGCTCAGTTTCTAAAGGAAGAGTAAAATCGCGATAAAGAGCGCTATCGTGGTCAAGGCGTCGGCCAAGGCGCTTCCGAGGGGGATAACAAAGTTGTCGGGGTCCAATCCGCGTTTAAACGTTAAAATCGAAATTGCATAAGTAATCAGGATGACCGCTGAGAAGGCAATCACGTTGGCGACTAAAAGAATCGGCAGCAAAGCCACGACGCCCTCGACGGTTAAAACGCCATTGATGGCTAGCGCCAGCATACCCGTGAAGACGAAGAGCAGAAGAGTCGATGCCCAGGCGCTCACAATGTTTTTGGCATGTTTTTTAATGGAGGAGAATGTGGGCGTTAAAATTCCCAGGGTGAGTTTCACTGTGGCCGCCGCCCCCACCACTAAGCCTGCGTCGCCTATCATGTCAATTATGGCGGGGTACACAGTGAAGATTACTCGTTGTCCGCCTACGACGTCGCTGATGCCCTTGAGGAACGTTCCAGTTATGTTAACCATAAACGCCACCAGAAGCATCGTGGGCAATGATTCCTTGATTATGCTGCGGAACTCTAAGTCTCGGAGGCTCATCGGAACGATGAAGAGTACCAAAAACACGTTGATGAGCCCGAACATAATTATCGTCCACTGCCCCAGCCCCCCCGAGAAGTAGAGGCTCAGGACGGCGATGTAGAGGAAGGTTATGATTATGTTGGCGACTGTAGAGGTCAGCGGGTACCCGATGGTGTCGGGGTCGAGGCCGCGTTTGAAAGAGACAAAGGTGACTTTTACGGTTGTTAGGGTGATAAGTAGCCCCAAAGAGAGGGTTGCAAGCATCACGGAAAGGATGGCTGGAAACTCGTTTACGGTGACTCCCCAAAAGAGGATGCCGAAAAGAATCGATATCGCGCTTATGGTTGCGCTTGTCGCCAAAGTTAAAACAATCATGGCGCTGATGAGTCTACGGAAGCTTTTGGTGTTGCCTAAAAACTTCGGGTACACAGTGCCTAAATGCAGTGCAGTGCTCAGTCGCCCTGTAAGCAAACCCGTGAGGACGCCTTTTACGCTGATGACGGCGGGGTAAAGCGCGATAGCCCACGGGGACTCGTTAAAGAGGCCCAGCTGCAGGGCAACCATGAAGCCAGCGATTAAGCCGCCGATGTCAAAGAGACATGCCAGTGAGGTTTCTTTAAACATGCCAAAGAAACCCTTAGAGATGCCAGCATGTCCTATGTTGGCGCCCTCCTAGCATCCGCTGCTTTTTAGGTTAAATGAGCCATAAGCTGTGCTTCGGTTGCCTTCTACGCGAAGGGTTGGCGCTACGGACCTATTTTTTTGGAGATTGGTGCTGTGGACGTTTACCATAATTTTTCGCCTCTTTGTTTGGCGGTCCACACTTCACTTATCGCGCCGTGTTTGGGCTGCCAAAGCCTCACTTTAACTGCCTGTAACTCTGAAAGATGACTTTTCCTTAAATAGATTATGTATAAGGTTTACCCGCTAAGAGGTGAGTCCCCATACTATTACTGGCGGCATGCATGCCCGCTGGTTTCTTCTAAAGCAACTGCAGCGTGATTTCAATCAGGCTTAAAAGGACTGCAATTAGGCATGCGCCGCAGACGTTTCTTGTCTTCCAAGTTACCCAAAGCGTGGTGGCGAAGGTGAGTGCACTGCATATTTGCCATGGCAGCGAGTTAGACATATAGCTCTGATAGGCCAGCCACGCTATCACCGCCAGTAGCAGCACGTTTTCTTTTCCGAGGAACCGATTGAAGAGGAAGCCGACGAAGAACACCTTTTGCAGCATAACTGAGACTACGCTGACAAGCAAAATCCACAGGATCATTCCGTCTTTGGTGTATCCTTGGACCCACTGCTGGTGAAAGAAGAAATCAGTCGCCAAAAAAAAGGCGGATGCAAAAACTAATCCGGCGGCGCTAAAGGCAACGGTTCTTTTCCAGTTGCTAACTCTAAAACCGAAGTCGTCAACTGTAAGGCGCCTATTCAAGGCAAATATGGCCAGAATAGGCACAGCAGTGTAGGCTATGAGGTTTGTGAGGGCGTAGTTGAGGGTTAAGCCGTTGTCAAATAAGGGGCGTTCAGGCAGAGAGATGGGGAATATGTGCACTATTATGATGCCGTGGAAGGTCTGGAAGACAAAGCCCAGTAAAAAGAGCAGCAGGGTCAACTCAAACAACTTGGTTTGTCCCTGTTTGATTTTTAGGCAGACTGCGATTAAGAAAACAGCTGAAGCGACTGCAAGGACGGTTGCGTTTATTCCGATTGGCCCAAAATACATTGGCCGGGCATATATTGGGAGGCTCATGTGCTTTCGGTATGGGGCTGGGAAGATAGGTTTTGAGGTACAGTTGTTTACCCCAAAGGCAATCGGTGGTTTTAGTTAACAGTAAATCAACATAATCTGCTGTTCTGCTTGTGGCAGATTGCACAACCCGCCAGCAACCGCCTAAGCAGCCTAAAACAGAAAAGCAGCCGCCCCCAAAAGCCGCAGGTAGTTGTTGTGTAAAGGCGCCTTGCCACAACAACAACTAATAAAAAACAAACCCCCCAAACTGATTTACAGCAAAAGAAAAGGTGACGCCGCCCTATACCCTCTTCTCGGCGGCAATGTGGCATCTGGCTGCGTTTGCTGCCTGTTTGGCGGCTAAGCCCTTAAGGCTCCGACGTTTTTGCCTGCTGCTTTTTAGGCTGATACACACACCAGGGGTCCTCGGCTAAGTAATCGCTTTTCTGCTCGGTGGGCACATGGAGGTCGCCGCAGTAATCGACAAAGTCCCCTGATAAGCCATACGCTCGGGCTCGGCAGCCGCCGCAGACCACTTTGAATTCGCAGTCGCCGCATTTGCCCTCAAGGCAACTGGGGTTGCGCAGGTTCTTGAAGACCGGTGAGTTAAACCAGATTTCCTTAAAGCTCACCTCACGCAGGTTCCCCAGCTTAATAGGCAGATAGGGACAGGGGGTTACGTCGCCGTTAGGGTAGATGCGGCAGTAATGCATGCCGGCGAGGCATCCGCGGACCCACTGACGCATATCTAGGCCCATGCCCTGCGCGATACGCATAAACTGGGGTGCGCAGCTGGGCTTTACGTTTAGGCGGTGCCGGTGGACTTTAGCGAAGGTTTTAGTTATCATCTCCTCGTATTTCTCCGGCGAAATATCCTCCAATTTCACCCCGCGTCCCGTAGGCACAAGGAAGAAAAGATGAAAGTTTTCAACGCCAATCGATTCGGCAAGAGACATGATGTCGTCGATTTGGCCATAATTGTCATGTGTAAGCGTCGTGTTAACTTGGACAAGCACGTTGTGTTTCCGCAGAGCCTTACAGGCGTCAACTGCTTTTTGCCATGCACCCTCAACGCCCCGGAACTCATCATGCTGCGAGGGGATGCTTGAGTCAATGCTGATCGAGACCGTGGCTACACCTGCAGATTTAAGCTTCTTAGCTACGGCGTCGTCGATGAGGTAGCCGTTGCTTCCCAACCCCATCTTCAGCCCCTTCTCTACGCCGTACTCGATAAGCTCATAGATGTCAGGGCGCAGCAGGGGCTCGCCGCCGCTGAGGATAAGCAGGGGACTGCTGACCTGGCAGATTTGGTCAATCACCATCTTGGCTTCTTGGGTGGATAATTCGTTGGGCAACTGCTTTTCGGAGGCGTTGATGTAGCAGTGGCTGCATTTCATGTTACATTTAGCGGTAACGTTATAGGACAAGACAAGGGGAACAAACCGGTCCTTGGTCTCTGCCTGGGGCGAGTAGGCAAGTTTAAGGTAGTACTCGCATAAGCCGTCCTTAGCCATAAGTTTAGGCTGCCACAACGTGAAGGGAAACGGCAGAACCGTGTTAAGCATGGCTTTGGCATGTGCAAAGCAGAAGTGATTACAGAAAAGGGCGGAAACCTGGGGGTCGATGCCATATTTTTCCTGAGCATACCTGTGGCTGCCATAGATTGGGCAGTTGAGAAACTCCATTTTGCCGTCAAGTGCCGCTCCATCCATCACCATCTTGATAAAGTGGTCAGCCAGCATAACCGATTGCAGCTTCTCCCGACGCATACCCACCTTCAAGGTAACATCAAGAGCAATGTTAACGGTTTCCTGCCCAAACCTGTCCTGCACAGACGCCATCGCAGCTTCCACAT from Candidatus Bathyarchaeota archaeon encodes:
- a CDS encoding radical SAM protein — encoded protein: MTNFDVRQCHKWAQLLVDRKSKLDQAAAAIGAGDFEAAKALFNQIFSGVPSGKQADPGMMGSLLYHMAMVTKMESETKVLLTELNAQLPNIKAALARFYNEFYSDAEELTKEFMILSYDADAIAETKHLTSEEKIALITKLKEQTKQAEAQLNSNNPAAAEAVEKLFGDWAQQVILMRLQQEYETIKGLLVLSAFVKLFGFEHVEAAMASVQDRFGQETVNIALDVTLKVGMRREKLQSVMLADHFIKMVMDGAALDGKMEFLNCPIYGSHRYAQEKYGIDPQVSALFCNHFCFAHAKAMLNTVLPFPFTLWQPKLMAKDGLCEYYLKLAYSPQAETKDRFVPLVLSYNVTAKCNMKCSHCYINASEKQLPNELSTQEAKMVIDQICQVSSPLLILSGGEPLLRPDIYELIEYGVEKGLKMGLGSNGYLIDDAVAKKLKSAGVATVSISIDSSIPSQHDEFRGVEGAWQKAVDACKALRKHNVLVQVNTTLTHDNYGQIDDIMSLAESIGVENFHLFFLVPTGRGVKLEDISPEKYEEMITKTFAKVHRHRLNVKPSCAPQFMRIAQGMGLDMRQWVRGCLAGMHYCRIYPNGDVTPCPYLPIKLGNLREVSFKEIWFNSPVFKNLRNPSCLEGKCGDCEFKVVCGGCRARAYGLSGDFVDYCGDLHVPTEQKSDYLAEDPWCVYQPKKQQAKTSEP
- a CDS encoding magnesium transporter — translated: MFKETSLACLFDIGGLIAGFMVALQLGLFNESPWAIALYPAVISVKGVLTGLLTGRLSTALHLGTVYPKFLGNTKSFRRLISAMIVLTLATSATISAISILFGILFWGVTVNEFPAILSVMLATLSLGLLITLTTVKVTFVSFKRGLDPDTIGYPLTSTVANIIITFLYIAVLSLYFSGGLGQWTIIMFGLINVFLVLFIVPMSLRDLEFRSIIKESLPTMLLVAFMVNITGTFLKGISDVVGGQRVIFTVYPAIIDMIGDAGLVVGAAATVKLTLGILTPTFSSIKKHAKNIVSAWASTLLLFVFTGMLALAINGVLTVEGVVALLPILLVANVIAFSAVILITYAISILTFKRGLDPDNFVIPLGSALADALTTIALFIAILLFL